A single Cyclopterus lumpus isolate fCycLum1 chromosome 3, fCycLum1.pri, whole genome shotgun sequence DNA region contains:
- the slc22a31 gene encoding LOW QUALITY PROTEIN: putative solute carrier family 22 member 31 (The sequence of the model RefSeq protein was modified relative to this genomic sequence to represent the inferred CDS: inserted 2 bases in 2 codons; deleted 3 bases in 2 codons): MHYLNAAATEPTVTAHTRLQIDYESKISPRTGGYGRYNRVVVVFGWFPNFAIMLNLFSDVFYTVIPDSYHCKPDPQLLPSAFLPSNFSRQGYLNLTIPWVNGSGLXHCELFKYPPNASDFSEKVSRERVSCTXGWEYANAPGLQSNFVTEWNLVCSDFWKIPLQHICFMTGWISGYVLLGTLCDWLGRRRCFLLSISLSSLLGVAVCLSNSVVVFLLLRLSQGAMLAGVFISSYIARLELCDPPHRLMVAMISGFFAIFAELLLPGIAVLCRDWLVLQAVATLPLLLLLSYWCCASVFPESPRWLLATAQILQAKRSLQEFSIRNGVCLRNEVYPGETLLSEIDSVYGEDCQPAYFSILELRRTRVIWKNCLILSFTLFIGTGIQYCFTRNLHGYSSNFYFGYFLRVITGALACIFICLSVNHFGRRGMLLLSAIVTGLSSLLLLALTQYLHGGLVLVLSVVGLLFSQALAMLSAFFASEVMPTVVRGGCLGLVLAAGCVGMAASSLMELQNNGGYFLHHVVFASFAVLSVLCIMLLPESKRKPLPDSLKEGESQRRPALFLSRPDRDNLPLLCARPPLSEYDPDNYSRLVSATRRMLTKDNSPYRIAVPTHSPLLSDSETQGQENEALREVMS, translated from the exons ATGCATTACCTCAA CGCCGCCGCCACAGAACCGACTGTGACCGCCCACACTCGTCTT CAAATTGATTACGAGTCGAAGATTTCCCCTCGCACCGGCGGCTATGGACGCTACAACCGAGTCGTGGTCGTTTTT GGCTGGTTCCCCAACTTCGCCATCATGCTGAATCTGTTCAGCGACGTTTTTTACACCGTCATCCCGGACTCCTACCACTGCAAACCCGACCCGCAGCTTCTGCCCTCCGCATTCCTACCCAGCAACTTCTCCAGGCAGGGATACCTCAACCTCACCATCCCCTGGGTGAACGGCTCCGGGC AGCACTGTGAATTATTCAAGTACCCACCAAATGCCTCTGACTTTTCCGAAAAGGTCTCCAGGGAGAGGGTGTCCTGCA CTGGGTGGGAGTACGCCAACGCACCGGGGCTCCAGAGCAACTTTGTCACGGAG TGGAACCTGGTTTGCAGTGACTTCTGGAAAATCCCTTTGCAGCATATCTGCTTCATGACTGGATGGATTTCGGGGTATGTCCTTCTTGGTACATTGTGTGACTG gctGGGTCGTCGGAgatgtttcctcctctccatcagtCTGTCCAGTCTGTTAGGGGTGGCCGTATGTTTATCCAACAGTGTGGTGGTGTTTCTGCTGCTGCGTCTCTCTCAGGGCGCCATGCTCGCCGGGGTGTTCATATCCTCCTATATTGCCA GGCTGGAGCTTTGTGATCCTCCCCATCGTCTCATGGTTGCCATGATCAGCGGCTTCTTTGCCATTTTCGCAGAGCTGCTGTTGCCGGGCATCGCTGTTCTGTGCCGCGACTGGCTCGTTCTCCAGGCTGTGGCCACTTTGCCTCTGCTCCTGCTGCTTTCCTATTGGTG CTGTGCGTCCGTGTTTCCTGAGTCTCCTCGATGGCTGCTGGCCACAGCTCAGATCCTCCAGGCGAAGAGGAGCCTCCAGGAATTCTCCATCAGGAACGGTGTTTGTCTGCGCAATGAAGTCTACCCTGGTGAAACCTTGctgtcag AGATAGATTCAGTATACGGAGAAGACTGTCAGCCAGCGTACTTTTCAATTCTGGAGCTGCGTCGGACTCGTGTTATCTGGAAGAACTGCCTCATCCTGAGCTTCACGCT GTTCATTGGAACAGGGATCCAGTACTGTTTCACCAGAAACCTGCACGGTTACTCCTCCAACTTCTACTTTGGCTACTTCCTCCGAGTGATAACCGGAGCGCTGGCCTGCATCTTCATCTGCTTGTCTGTCAACCACTTTGGTCGGCGTGGTATGCTTCTGCTCTCTGCCATCGTGACTGGACTGtcatcgctgctgctgctggccctCACGCAGT ATCTGCATGGCGGCCTGGTGTTGGTGCTGTCTGTCGTGGGTCTGCTGTTCTCTCAAGCTCTCGCCATGCTCAGTGCCTTCTTTGCCAGTGAGGTGATGCCGACCGTGGTTCG AGGTGGTTGCCTTGGCCTGGTGCTGGCAGCTGGTTGTGTTGGCATGGCCGCCTCCTCCTTGATGGAGCTCCAGAATAACGGTGGCTACTTTCTCCACCATGTTGTCTTTGCCTCCTTCGCTGTCCTCTCTGTTCTCTGCATCATGCTCCTGCCTGAAAGCAAACGCAAGCCGCTCCCAGACTccctgaaggagggagagagccaACGCCGGCCCGCTCTCTTCCTGTCCCGACCCGACAGGGACAACCTGCCGTTACTCTGCGCACGGCCACCTTTATCAGAGTACGACCCTGATAACTATTCCCGTTTGGTCTCTGCTACCAGGAGGATGTTGACTAAAGATAATTCGCCTTATAGGATCGCTGTACCAACTCATTCCCCTCTGCTGtcagacagtgaaacacagggaCAAGAGAACGAGGCACTGAGAGAGGTCATGTCTTAA